A single Tenacibaculum sp. Bg11-29 DNA region contains:
- a CDS encoding carboxypeptidase-like regulatory domain-containing protein: MFRKQGKIIDETGMGIPGVHVSVEGDPLAGTTTDIDGNYSLLVGSEATLNFSHLGKGIKTIAASAVPEVLKLDASFDMLDEVVLDVPPPKSYLGWKIFGGIAGTLLLVGLLSKNDEEKKEKNVKKVVL; the protein is encoded by the coding sequence ATGTTTAGAAAGCAAGGAAAAATAATAGATGAAACAGGTATGGGAATACCTGGTGTTCATGTATCCGTTGAAGGAGATCCTTTAGCGGGAACTACGACCGATATAGATGGTAATTATTCTTTATTAGTAGGAAGTGAAGCAACGCTAAACTTTTCGCATTTAGGTAAAGGAATTAAGACAATTGCAGCTTCAGCAGTACCCGAAGTATTAAAACTGGATGCCAGTTTTGATATGCTAGACGAAGTTGTTTTAGACGTACCACCACCCAAAAGTTATCTCGGATGGAAGATTTTTGGAGGTATCGCAGGGACATTGTTACTGGTTGGTTTGTTATCAAAGAATGATGAAGAAAAAAAAGAAAAGAACGTTAAAAAAGTAGTTTTATAA
- a CDS encoding transglycosylase SLT domain-containing protein → MEKLIYQDKVSASFISKLKLVADQLNVNPNWLMAIINFESAGTFSPSIKNPFGYVGLIQFGKSAAQRIGTTVEDLENMTAEQQLDYVYLYYKPYKRKIKNYIDLYLATLFPVAIGKPSNYVLQTRHLPAERVAKANPIFDINKDHKITVQEIETKLLKHIPGGWRKVFVKKKATC, encoded by the coding sequence ATGGAGAAATTAATTTACCAAGATAAAGTTTCAGCTTCGTTTATATCGAAGTTAAAATTAGTAGCGGATCAATTAAATGTAAATCCTAATTGGTTAATGGCTATTATCAATTTTGAAAGTGCAGGAACATTTAGCCCATCCATTAAAAACCCTTTTGGGTATGTTGGTTTAATTCAATTCGGTAAATCAGCAGCTCAAAGAATTGGAACAACGGTAGAGGATTTAGAAAACATGACAGCAGAACAGCAACTGGACTATGTTTACTTGTATTATAAACCCTACAAAAGAAAGATTAAGAACTACATTGATTTGTACTTGGCAACTTTATTTCCAGTTGCGATCGGAAAACCTTCAAATTATGTTCTTCAGACAAGACATTTACCTGCTGAAAGAGTAGCAAAAGCAAATCCAATTTTTGATATCAATAAAGATCATAAAATTACTGTTCAAGAAATTGAAACGAAGCTTTTAAAACATATTCCTGGGGGTTGGAGAAAGGTATTTGTAAAAAAAAAGGCAACCTGCTAA
- a CDS encoding ArdC family protein, with the protein MLESLIQQYNALDNTEVTRVFLTTFLKQLALVKNTTKEARFMHGKIQSILNEFTDDAFFIELSKKIKTIDVAELQGMGIPLYNRPVKDVTQGLNGKINAVDIYQMITDKMIALIEEATGHGYQKKWQETINEFMYPVNFVSKKAYRGINHALLTIFGMQSFENPYFLTFKQIEKLKGKIKKGSKGHEVIYFTKLFVFQQESPKLKIGTYDVKRFVSYINKHKSKIKHFQKGGSLDSFIYKSTVPLLRYYCVFNGSDIEGIDFKLDEYRKEFAKTAKEKITTAEAIVKAYPKPNPPLRHGGDNAYYTPTNDFVQMPKLNDFDTKEDYYRTLFHEFIHSTGHKKRLDRFVPGVSFGNAAYAKEELVAEFGAIFLSAEAGIMWRNNSNHAEYIKNWKSALKHLKEDNKLLFRASSQAQKATDFILQRDENGVPKYLHGLLKTVKKKVTRQKEVVGMNAPEIILDLPPIKEMILRLPPKQELLVATSSSKIATKLQQEEFKEATVQAPVNTVLSEVVAENKTPLLQQNNNVATKPQQVLHESKRGTTKQHKNVLSTSDINNMTFDTLPFTGEWANFMQEPAKTMKLAIWGKPKNGKTAGATKLANYLTNFGSILYNFADQGINKSTQDLWKLSGLHEKENAFLSEAREIKDLEKLCASGDYDFVFIDMINTYIHRTGMKPHEFEDRFIKKFPNISFILIFEVTKSGNFKGDQGWTHLTDALITVDSFVMHNQGRYGVGEYVVWEEGLRKVNPKKYKEYFGEEEEEKEIVIDL; encoded by the coding sequence ATGTTAGAATCACTTATTCAGCAATACAACGCATTAGATAATACCGAAGTAACTAGAGTTTTTTTAACCACTTTTTTAAAACAATTAGCCCTTGTAAAAAATACAACCAAAGAAGCTCGTTTTATGCACGGTAAAATTCAAAGCATTTTAAACGAATTTACAGACGATGCGTTTTTTATTGAGTTGTCAAAAAAAATAAAAACGATAGATGTTGCGGAATTACAAGGAATGGGAATTCCGCTGTACAACCGACCTGTAAAAGATGTTACTCAGGGATTAAATGGTAAAATTAATGCAGTAGACATTTATCAGATGATCACAGATAAGATGATTGCTTTAATAGAAGAAGCAACCGGACACGGTTATCAAAAAAAATGGCAAGAAACGATTAACGAATTTATGTACCCGGTAAACTTTGTATCTAAGAAAGCATACAGAGGCATCAATCATGCGCTTTTAACCATTTTTGGAATGCAAAGTTTTGAGAACCCTTACTTTTTAACCTTCAAACAAATTGAAAAGCTTAAAGGAAAAATTAAGAAAGGATCAAAAGGTCATGAAGTAATTTATTTTACAAAGCTGTTTGTATTTCAACAAGAATCGCCTAAATTAAAAATAGGAACTTACGATGTAAAGCGGTTTGTTTCGTACATCAACAAACATAAAAGTAAAATTAAACACTTTCAAAAAGGAGGGAGTTTAGATTCCTTTATTTATAAATCGACAGTTCCTTTATTAAGATACTACTGTGTGTTTAACGGGTCAGATATTGAAGGAATAGATTTTAAATTAGATGAGTACCGAAAAGAATTTGCCAAAACAGCTAAAGAGAAAATTACAACAGCTGAAGCAATTGTAAAAGCGTATCCAAAACCAAATCCACCGTTAAGACATGGTGGAGATAATGCGTATTACACCCCTACGAATGACTTTGTGCAAATGCCTAAGCTGAATGACTTTGATACTAAGGAAGATTACTATAGAACGTTGTTTCATGAGTTTATTCATAGTACAGGCCATAAAAAAAGATTAGATCGTTTTGTACCTGGTGTAAGTTTTGGAAATGCAGCTTATGCAAAAGAAGAATTAGTGGCAGAATTTGGGGCTATTTTTTTAAGTGCAGAAGCGGGTATTATGTGGCGTAATAATTCTAATCATGCAGAATATATAAAGAATTGGAAAAGTGCTTTAAAACACCTAAAAGAGGATAATAAATTACTCTTTAGAGCAAGTTCACAAGCGCAAAAAGCAACGGACTTTATTTTGCAACGCGATGAAAATGGCGTTCCAAAGTATTTACATGGATTATTAAAAACAGTCAAAAAGAAAGTTACAAGACAAAAAGAAGTTGTGGGAATGAACGCACCCGAAATAATTCTTGATTTACCACCAATTAAAGAAATGATTCTTAGGTTACCACCAAAGCAAGAATTACTTGTTGCAACAAGTAGCAGCAAAATTGCAACAAAACTGCAACAAGAAGAATTTAAAGAAGCAACTGTACAAGCCCCTGTAAATACAGTGCTTTCTGAAGTTGTTGCAGAAAACAAAACACCTTTGTTGCAACAAAACAACAACGTTGCAACAAAACCGCAACAAGTGTTGCATGAATCTAAAAGAGGAACAACAAAGCAACACAAAAATGTTTTGTCTACTTCAGATATTAATAATATGACTTTTGATACGTTGCCTTTTACAGGGGAGTGGGCTAATTTTATGCAAGAACCTGCAAAAACAATGAAATTAGCAATTTGGGGGAAACCTAAAAATGGTAAAACAGCAGGAGCAACAAAACTGGCAAATTACTTGACTAATTTTGGAAGTATACTTTATAATTTTGCAGACCAGGGAATAAATAAAAGTACGCAAGATTTATGGAAGTTATCAGGATTACATGAAAAAGAGAATGCTTTTCTTTCTGAAGCAAGAGAAATAAAAGACCTTGAAAAATTATGTGCTAGTGGAGATTATGATTTTGTTTTTATTGATATGATAAATACCTACATTCATAGAACAGGAATGAAACCTCATGAGTTTGAAGATCGATTTATAAAGAAATTTCCTAATATTTCATTCATTTTAATTTTTGAGGTAACCAAGTCTGGGAATTTTAAAGGAGATCAAGGATGGACGCATTTAACTGATGCATTAATTACGGTTGATAGTTTTGTGATGCATAACCAAGGACGTTATGGAGTAGGTGAGTATGTTGTATGGGAAGAAGGTTTAAGAAAAGTAAACCCTAAGAAGTACAAAGAGTATTTTGGTGAAGAAGAGGAAGAAAAAGAAATCGTTATAGATTTATAA
- a CDS encoding two-component regulator propeller domain-containing protein, translating to MKNLLVITILLITTNLYSQNIFIEKYDDCHIGKFCLDCGSPKAKFANDIDSYFKKELTDFSKKLKGNIYVQILVDSIGNQCVKSIQRDVNISTENLKIRETINSMPIWLPSIDKNNNATNATVFLNFEFRKGKVTTKYQDFFDNSFMKKIKSEKTELEITNSFKGYKNDLTDSNFNIYNSKNSKIRHNYSRAVTIDKEGILWLGTDNGLIKIQDNKMELYNSKNSALKATKYNKNLTSTIRHAMVDSLNNKWFSAGYNTYLFDNQNWTVFDSINSPLGWIRGFHADNKNNVWAASGKGLAKYKNKTWTVLNKEKSNLPSNRISGVFVDSKERIWVGTYDGNAMIENGETTQFNNSGTPLDNNSILNGFEDKKGNLWFSLHSEGDKYSGLAKLTTENEWSILNINNSKIPSNSISDFVVDEKRNIIWVGVWKVGLAKYDGKDWFLYTIENSKIPSVYLSDLQLDKNGDLWIGTYSGLVKVNVE from the coding sequence ATGAAAAACTTACTTGTAATTACAATTCTACTAATTACAACAAATTTATACTCTCAAAATATCTTTATTGAAAAATATGATGATTGTCATATTGGAAAATTTTGCCTTGATTGTGGAAGTCCGAAAGCCAAATTTGCAAATGATATTGATAGTTACTTCAAAAAAGAGTTGACTGATTTTTCAAAGAAACTAAAAGGTAATATTTATGTTCAAATACTTGTAGACAGTATAGGAAATCAATGTGTAAAAAGCATACAAAGAGATGTAAATATAAGCACGGAAAACCTAAAGATTAGAGAAACAATTAATTCAATGCCTATTTGGCTTCCGTCAATTGACAAGAATAACAATGCAACAAATGCAACTGTATTCTTAAATTTTGAATTCAGAAAAGGAAAAGTAACTACAAAGTATCAAGATTTTTTTGATAACTCTTTTATGAAAAAAATCAAATCCGAGAAAACAGAATTAGAAATAACCAATTCCTTTAAAGGTTATAAAAATGACTTAACAGACAGTAATTTCAATATTTACAATAGTAAAAACTCAAAAATCAGACACAATTATTCCAGAGCAGTAACTATCGATAAAGAAGGAATTTTATGGTTAGGTACCGATAACGGACTTATTAAAATACAGGATAACAAAATGGAACTTTACAATTCAAAAAATTCTGCATTGAAAGCCACAAAATATAATAAAAATTTAACATCTACTATTAGACACGCAATGGTTGACAGTTTAAATAACAAGTGGTTTAGCGCAGGCTATAACACATATCTATTTGATAATCAAAACTGGACGGTCTTTGACTCGATAAATTCTCCCTTAGGTTGGATTAGAGGATTCCATGCTGATAATAAGAACAACGTTTGGGCTGCATCTGGAAAAGGTTTAGCAAAATATAAAAACAAAACTTGGACTGTTCTAAACAAAGAAAAAAGTAACCTACCGAGTAATCGAATTAGCGGAGTGTTTGTAGATAGTAAAGAAAGAATATGGGTTGGTACGTATGATGGAAATGCAATGATTGAAAATGGAGAAACCACTCAATTCAATAATTCAGGAACTCCACTTGACAATAATTCAATATTGAATGGATTTGAAGACAAAAAAGGAAACTTATGGTTTTCACTTCATAGCGAAGGAGATAAATATTCTGGTTTGGCAAAATTAACTACTGAAAATGAATGGAGTATTTTAAACATAAATAATTCAAAAATACCTTCAAATTCAATTTCTGACTTCGTGGTTGACGAAAAACGAAACATAATTTGGGTAGGTGTTTGGAAGGTTGGACTTGCCAAATATGATGGTAAAGATTGGTTTTTATATACTATTGAAAATTCAAAAATCCCAAGTGTTTA